A single Mus caroli chromosome 15, CAROLI_EIJ_v1.1, whole genome shotgun sequence DNA region contains:
- the Cenpm gene encoding centromere protein M isoform X2 produces the protein MSVLRSMDKLPDLNRATVLLVSTEDALLQQLAESMLKDDCASELRVHLANSLPLPSNVNRPRIDLIVFVINLHSKYSLQKVEEFLQHVDSSFFLGKVCFLVTGAGRESHCSVHQNTVIKLAHTYRSPLLFCDLQSECLILTSTDHRPCL, from the exons ATGTCGGTGCTGAGGTCGATGGACAAACTGCCCGACCTGAACAGGGCTACCGTCTTG CTGGTGAGCACCGAGGATGCGCTTCTGCAGCAGCTGGCGGAGTCGATGCTCAAAGACGACTGTGCGTCCGAGCTGAGGGT CCACTTGGCCaactcccttcctctgccctccaatGTGAACCGGCCCCGAATTGACCTGATTGTGTTTGTGATTAACCTGCACAGCAAATACAG TCTCCAGAAAGTGGAGGAGTTTCTGCAGCACGTGGACAGCAGCTTCTTCCTGGGGAAAGTGTGCTTCCTTGTCACAGGGG CGGGACGGGAAAGCCACTGCAGCGTCCACCAGAACACAGTTATAAAACTGGCCCACACCTACCGAAGCCCGCTGCTCTTCTGTGATTTACAG TCAGAGTGCCTGATCCTAACCTCCACAGACCACAGACCTTGTCTGTAG